From a region of the Mycobacterium sp. SMC-8 genome:
- a CDS encoding serine/threonine-protein kinase PknG: MAEHDDTTLDGDPGTQPANFSDLADDTMSTARPMATQAVFRPNFFDDDDDDDDAQFHTGDTEPQLNTTTVTRYMSPTRRLGGGLVEIPRVRARDPLAALMTDPVVAESKRFCWNCGRPVGRSTKDGKAPSEGWCPHCGSAYSFLPQLNVGDIVADQYEIKGCIAHGGLGWVYLAFDKNVNDRPVVLKGLVHSGDAEAQAIAMAERQFLAEVTHPGIVKIYNFVEHDDKHGNPVGYIVMEYVGGTSLKQATHHRKTERTLLPVAEAIGFMLEILPALGYLHSLGLVYNDLKPENIMVTEDQLKLIDLGAVSRINSFGYLYGTPGYQAPEIVRTGPTVATDIYTVGRTLAALTLKLRTRKGRYVDGLPEDDPVLREYDSFGRLLRRAIDPDPRRRFQSAEEMSSQLMGVLREVVAKDTGVPRPGLSTTFSPSRSTFGVDLLVAHTDVYLDGQVHSEKLTAQEIVRALQVPLVDPTDVGATVLSATLLSQPVQTLDSLRAARHGALDSDGIDLSESVELPLMEVRALLDLGDVAKATRKLDELAERIGWRWRLVWFRAVSELLTADYDSATKHFTEVLDTLPGELAPKLALAATAELAGTADERKFYDTVWSTDHGVISAGFGLARAQSAAGDRDAAVRTLDEVPATSRHFTTARLTSAVTLLSGRSSGEITEQHIRDAARRVEALPDTEPRVLQIRALVLGTAMDWLADNTASTNHILGFPFTEHGLQLGVEASLRSLARVAPTQAHRYALVDLANSVRPMSTF; the protein is encoded by the coding sequence ATGGCCGAACATGACGACACCACCTTAGACGGCGATCCGGGTACCCAGCCCGCGAACTTCTCGGACCTGGCCGACGACACGATGTCGACGGCGCGGCCGATGGCGACCCAGGCGGTGTTCCGGCCCAACTTCTTCGACGACGACGATGACGACGACGACGCGCAGTTCCACACCGGAGACACCGAGCCGCAGCTGAACACCACGACGGTGACCCGCTACATGTCGCCGACCCGCAGACTGGGCGGCGGGCTGGTCGAGATCCCGCGGGTCCGGGCCCGGGATCCGTTGGCCGCGTTGATGACCGATCCCGTGGTGGCCGAGTCGAAACGTTTCTGCTGGAACTGCGGCCGGCCCGTGGGCCGGTCAACCAAGGATGGCAAGGCCCCCTCCGAAGGCTGGTGCCCGCACTGCGGCAGCGCTTATTCCTTTCTACCGCAGCTGAATGTCGGCGACATCGTCGCCGACCAGTACGAGATCAAGGGCTGCATCGCCCACGGCGGGCTGGGCTGGGTGTATCTGGCCTTCGACAAGAACGTCAACGACCGCCCGGTGGTGCTCAAGGGACTCGTGCACTCCGGTGACGCCGAGGCGCAGGCGATCGCGATGGCCGAGCGGCAGTTCCTGGCCGAGGTGACCCATCCCGGGATCGTGAAGATCTACAACTTCGTCGAGCACGACGACAAGCACGGCAACCCGGTCGGCTACATCGTTATGGAGTACGTGGGCGGGACGTCGCTCAAACAGGCCACCCACCACCGCAAGACCGAACGGACGCTGCTGCCCGTCGCCGAGGCGATCGGCTTCATGCTCGAAATCCTGCCCGCCCTGGGCTATCTGCACTCGCTGGGCCTGGTGTACAACGACCTCAAACCCGAGAACATCATGGTGACCGAGGACCAGCTCAAGCTGATCGACCTCGGCGCGGTGTCTCGGATCAACTCCTTCGGATACCTGTACGGCACACCGGGTTACCAGGCGCCGGAGATCGTCCGGACCGGCCCGACGGTGGCCACGGACATCTACACGGTGGGTCGCACGCTGGCTGCGCTGACACTGAAGCTGCGCACCCGCAAAGGCCGTTACGTCGACGGACTGCCCGAGGACGATCCGGTGCTGCGCGAGTACGACTCGTTCGGCCGGCTGCTGCGGCGCGCGATCGACCCCGATCCGCGGCGGCGGTTCCAGAGCGCCGAGGAGATGTCCAGCCAGCTGATGGGTGTGCTGCGCGAGGTGGTGGCCAAGGACACCGGGGTGCCCCGGCCCGGTCTGTCGACCACCTTCAGCCCGTCACGCTCGACGTTCGGGGTCGATCTGCTGGTCGCCCACACCGATGTGTACCTCGACGGTCAGGTGCACTCGGAGAAGCTGACCGCCCAGGAGATCGTCCGGGCTCTCCAGGTGCCGCTGGTCGACCCCACCGATGTCGGGGCCACCGTGCTGTCGGCGACGCTGCTGAGCCAACCGGTGCAGACGCTGGACTCGTTGCGCGCCGCCCGACACGGCGCGCTGGACTCCGACGGCATCGACCTGAGCGAGTCGGTGGAGTTGCCGCTCATGGAGGTCCGCGCGCTGTTGGATCTCGGTGACGTCGCCAAGGCCACCCGCAAGCTCGACGAACTCGCCGAGCGGATCGGATGGCGCTGGCGGCTGGTCTGGTTCCGGGCCGTGTCGGAGCTGCTGACCGCCGATTATGACTCCGCCACAAAGCACTTCACCGAAGTGCTGGACACCCTGCCCGGCGAGCTGGCCCCGAAGCTGGCGCTGGCCGCCACCGCCGAACTGGCCGGCACCGCGGACGAGCGCAAGTTCTATGACACCGTGTGGTCCACCGACCACGGGGTGATCTCCGCCGGTTTCGGATTGGCCCGTGCGCAGTCGGCTGCTGGAGACCGGGACGCCGCGGTCCGCACACTCGACGAAGTACCGGCCACCTCAAGACATTTCACCACCGCCCGGTTGACCAGCGCGGTCACGCTGCTGTCCGGTCGGTCCAGCGGTGAGATCACCGAACAGCACATCCGTGACGCCGCGCGCCGGGTGGAGGCGCTGCCCGACACCGAACCCAGGGTGCTGCAGATCCGCGCGCTGGTGCTGGGCACGGCGATGGACTGGCTGGCGGACAACACCGCCAGCACCAACCACATTCTGGGCTTCCCGTTCACCGAGCACGGGTTGCAGCTCGGGGTCGAGGCCTCGTTGCGGAGCCTGGCCCGCGTGGCGCCCACCCAGGCCCACCGGTACGCGTTGGTCGACCTGGCCAACAGCGTGCGCCCGATGTCGACGTTCTGA
- a CDS encoding MBL fold metallo-hydrolase, which yields MAPVLTAVTDRVHFAQTDLVNWTLVTGGSGSREGVVLIDAGFPGSRQDVLDSLGQLGFGPADVRAILLTHAHIDHLGSAIWFAREHGTPVYCHADEVGHSKREYLEQASPLAVAAQAWRPRWLAWSVAIIRKGGLDHSGIPTTATLTEDVAAGLPGAPRCVPTPGHTGGHCSYLVDGVLISGDALVTGHPVSTRQGPQLLPSVFNHDEDACRRSLEALGMLDTEVLLPGHGPVWRGRVRDAVKQAATAQP from the coding sequence ATGGCACCGGTACTGACGGCCGTCACCGACCGCGTCCACTTCGCCCAGACCGACCTGGTGAACTGGACCCTGGTCACCGGAGGTTCGGGCTCCCGGGAGGGCGTGGTGCTGATCGACGCCGGATTTCCGGGCAGCCGTCAGGATGTGCTGGATTCACTGGGACAGCTGGGGTTCGGGCCGGCCGACGTCCGCGCGATTCTGTTGACCCACGCGCACATCGACCATCTCGGGTCGGCGATCTGGTTCGCCCGGGAGCACGGCACCCCGGTGTACTGCCACGCCGACGAGGTCGGCCACTCCAAACGCGAGTATCTCGAGCAGGCCTCACCGCTGGCTGTCGCCGCGCAGGCGTGGCGGCCCAGGTGGCTGGCCTGGTCGGTGGCGATCATCCGCAAGGGCGGACTCGACCACTCCGGCATCCCCACCACCGCCACGCTGACCGAGGACGTCGCGGCGGGGCTGCCCGGCGCCCCCCGGTGCGTCCCGACTCCCGGGCACACCGGCGGGCACTGCTCCTACCTGGTCGACGGCGTGCTGATCAGCGGGGACGCCCTGGTGACCGGTCACCCGGTGTCCACGCGGCAGGGCCCGCAGCTGCTGCCGTCGGTGTTCAACCACGACGAGGACGCGTGCCGGCGCAGCCTCGAGGCGCTCGGCATGCTCGACACCGAGGTGCTGCTGCCCGGGCACGGGCCGGTGTGGCGGGGACGGGTCAGGGATGCGGTGAAGCAGGCGGCCACGGCGCAGCCGTGA
- a CDS encoding acetate kinase, with amino-acid sequence MTRSVLVLNTGSSSVKYAVVDPDSGALVADGIVERVTDHAAAMQVVFESLASDGHHLDDLGLVAVGHRVVHGGPDLYQPTVIDDQTITRLQELSALAPLHNPPAILGIEVARKALPDLPHVAVFDTAFFHDLPPAAATYAIDADVAESWRIRRYGFHGTSHQYVSERAAEFLGEPLDSLSQIVLHLGNGASASAIVGGRPVETSMGLTPMEGLVMGTRSGDVDPGVIFYLWRTAGMKVEDIETMLNRHSGVRGLGGEVDFRELHRKIESGDPAAQLAYEVYIHRLRKYIGAYLAVLGSADVITFTAGVGENDAAVRRDALSGLTAFGIELDEHLNESPARTARRICPEGAPTAVLVIPTNEELAIARACAGVLGAGLGDG; translated from the coding sequence ATGACACGCTCGGTGCTGGTGCTCAACACCGGTTCGTCGTCGGTGAAATACGCGGTGGTGGACCCGGATTCAGGTGCGCTCGTCGCGGACGGCATCGTCGAGCGGGTCACCGACCATGCCGCGGCGATGCAGGTGGTGTTCGAGTCGCTGGCCTCTGACGGCCACCACCTCGATGACCTCGGGCTGGTCGCGGTCGGGCACCGCGTCGTGCACGGCGGTCCCGACCTCTATCAGCCCACCGTCATCGACGACCAAACCATCACCCGCCTACAGGAACTGTCCGCCCTTGCGCCGCTGCACAATCCGCCGGCCATCCTGGGAATCGAGGTGGCCCGCAAGGCGCTGCCGGACCTGCCCCACGTCGCGGTGTTCGATACCGCGTTCTTTCACGACCTGCCGCCTGCGGCGGCCACCTACGCGATCGACGCGGACGTCGCCGAGTCCTGGCGCATCCGCCGCTACGGGTTCCACGGCACGTCGCACCAGTACGTCAGCGAACGGGCCGCCGAGTTCCTCGGTGAGCCGCTGGACTCGCTGAGCCAGATCGTGCTGCACCTCGGCAACGGCGCATCGGCGTCGGCGATCGTCGGGGGAAGGCCGGTCGAGACCTCCATGGGGCTGACCCCGATGGAGGGACTGGTGATGGGAACCCGCTCCGGTGACGTGGATCCCGGCGTGATCTTCTACCTGTGGCGCACGGCCGGGATGAAGGTCGAGGACATCGAGACGATGCTGAACAGGCATTCCGGGGTGCGCGGTCTCGGCGGTGAGGTCGACTTCAGGGAACTGCACCGCAAGATCGAGTCCGGTGACCCCGCAGCGCAACTGGCCTACGAGGTGTACATCCACCGGCTGCGCAAGTACATCGGCGCCTACCTGGCGGTACTGGGTTCAGCCGATGTCATCACGTTCACCGCCGGCGTCGGCGAGAACGACGCGGCGGTCCGGCGCGACGCGCTCTCCGGTCTGACGGCGTTCGGCATCGAACTCGACGAGCACCTCAACGAGAGCCCGGCCCGGACGGCCAGGCGAATTTGCCCGGAGGGGGCGCCGACGGCGGTGCTAGTTATACCCACCAACGAGGAGTTGGCGATTGCTCGGGCGTGTGCGGGAGTACTTGGCGCTGGGCTCGGCGACGGGTAG
- a CDS encoding endonuclease/exonuclease/phosphatase family protein, whose protein sequence is MIRIPATVLGVGALAAAVVGLAARYLPITGHPMLIVAAAAPYLALAAPAAMLLLAVGRRWLLTLVSVALTVALMWMYVPRYLSSAAPETAAVDVRVLTANLYLGQADPAAFATLARNVADIVAVQELTQQSADGLSAAGMDGVFPYRVILPARNASGIGIWSRYPIVHSGRIDGYTMPMVGSRIRIPGVRVDATVLSIHLPGPWPAPIDGWRDDIARLPETLRDVGRTAGAGAVIVAGDFNATSDMAPFRRLLDEGYGDAGADAGAGLVRTYPGRGMRPPLLGIDHVLTKNCSTVGATTVTVPGADHRGLVATLQVPVDMTAS, encoded by the coding sequence ATGATCCGCATTCCTGCGACGGTGCTGGGCGTGGGCGCCCTGGCCGCCGCGGTGGTAGGCCTCGCCGCCCGCTACCTGCCCATCACCGGGCACCCCATGCTGATCGTCGCCGCCGCGGCGCCCTACCTGGCGCTCGCGGCGCCGGCGGCGATGCTGTTGCTTGCCGTCGGCAGGCGCTGGCTGCTCACCCTGGTCTCGGTCGCGCTGACCGTCGCGTTGATGTGGATGTACGTGCCGCGGTACCTGAGTTCGGCGGCTCCCGAAACCGCGGCGGTCGACGTGCGCGTGCTGACCGCGAATCTCTATCTCGGGCAAGCCGATCCGGCTGCATTCGCCACGCTGGCCCGGAACGTCGCCGACATCGTCGCGGTGCAGGAGTTGACGCAGCAATCCGCGGACGGGTTGTCGGCGGCGGGCATGGACGGGGTCTTTCCGTACCGGGTGATCCTGCCGGCCCGCAACGCCTCCGGCATCGGGATCTGGAGCCGGTATCCGATCGTGCACTCCGGCCGCATCGACGGCTACACGATGCCGATGGTCGGGTCGCGGATCCGGATCCCTGGCGTGCGTGTCGACGCCACCGTGCTGTCGATACACCTGCCCGGTCCCTGGCCGGCGCCCATCGACGGGTGGCGCGACGACATCGCCCGCCTGCCCGAGACCCTGCGCGATGTCGGCCGCACGGCGGGCGCGGGCGCGGTGATCGTCGCCGGGGACTTCAACGCCACCTCCGACATGGCGCCGTTCCGCCGCCTTCTGGACGAGGGCTACGGCGACGCCGGTGCCGACGCGGGAGCCGGCCTGGTCCGCACCTATCCCGGCCGCGGAATGCGCCCGCCGCTGCTCGGCATCGATCACGTCCTGACCAAGAACTGCTCCACCGTCGGCGCCACCACGGTGACCGTGCCGGGCGCCGACCACCGCGGTCTGGTGGCCACCCTGCAGGTGCCGGTGGACATGACAGCCAGTTGA
- the pta gene encoding phosphate acetyltransferase produces the protein MPDASTGATSSIYLASPEGDTGKSTIALGILHRLAATVPRVAVFRPITRTGEDRDYILELLLDHTTAELPYEDCVGVGYQQLHDDPEAALADIVDRFHRVADRSDAVLIVGSDYTDVAAPSELSTNARIAANLGAPVVLAIKAKDRTPEQVVQVAEVCIDEIAAQHAHTAAVVANRCEPTQMTAVAEALTAVEPRSYVLPEEPLLVAPSVAELRDAVDGTQVQGDSALLDREVLDVLVAGMTAEHVLERLTEGIAVITPGDRSDVVLAVLSAHAAEGFPSLSTVILNGGLTLHPAIGSLVSGLGLRVPIIETGFGTFETASRVAATRGRVTSKSHRKIDTALTLMETHVDTAELLAQLALPIPSVVTPQMFTYQLLDQARADRKRIVLPEGDDDRILKAAGRLLDRSVADLTILGDEAQIRSRAAELGVDLSDAAVLDPRTSDLCDRFAEQYAKLRAHKGVTVEQAREIMHDVSYFGTMLVHNDIVDGMVSGARHTTAHTVRPAFEIIKTRPDVSTVSSIFLMCLADEVLAYGDCAIVPDPTAEQLADIAISSARTAAQFGIEPKVAMLSYSTGTSGAGEEVEKVRKATELVRSRAPELLVEGPIQYDAAVEPSVAETKMPDSKVAGHATVLIFPDLNTGNNTYKAVQRSAGAIAIGPVLQGLNKPVNDLSRGALVEDIVNTVAITAIQAQG, from the coding sequence GTGCCTGACGCCTCGACGGGAGCAACCTCCTCGATCTACCTCGCGTCGCCGGAGGGCGACACCGGAAAATCGACCATCGCGCTGGGCATACTGCACAGGCTCGCCGCCACGGTGCCGAGGGTCGCGGTGTTCCGGCCGATCACCAGGACCGGTGAGGACCGGGACTACATCCTGGAGTTGCTGCTCGATCACACGACCGCGGAGCTGCCGTACGAGGACTGCGTGGGTGTGGGCTATCAGCAGCTGCACGACGACCCCGAGGCCGCGCTGGCCGACATCGTGGACCGGTTCCACCGTGTCGCGGACCGCAGCGACGCGGTGCTGATCGTCGGCAGCGACTACACCGACGTGGCCGCGCCGAGCGAGCTGTCCACCAATGCGCGCATCGCGGCCAATCTCGGTGCGCCGGTGGTGCTCGCGATCAAGGCCAAGGACCGCACCCCCGAGCAGGTCGTCCAGGTGGCCGAGGTCTGCATCGACGAGATCGCCGCGCAACACGCCCACACCGCCGCGGTGGTGGCCAACCGCTGTGAGCCGACGCAGATGACCGCGGTGGCCGAGGCGCTCACCGCGGTCGAGCCGCGCAGTTACGTGCTGCCCGAGGAGCCGCTGCTGGTGGCCCCTTCGGTGGCCGAGCTGCGGGACGCGGTCGATGGCACCCAGGTGCAGGGGGATTCGGCGCTGCTCGACCGCGAGGTGCTCGACGTGCTCGTCGCGGGTATGACGGCCGAGCATGTGCTGGAACGACTCACCGAGGGCATCGCGGTGATCACGCCGGGGGACCGCTCCGACGTGGTGCTGGCCGTGCTCAGCGCGCATGCCGCAGAAGGCTTTCCGTCGCTGTCGACGGTGATACTCAACGGCGGGCTGACTCTGCACCCGGCGATCGGATCGCTGGTGTCGGGACTGGGCTTGCGGGTGCCGATCATCGAGACCGGATTCGGCACCTTCGAGACCGCGAGCCGGGTGGCGGCCACCCGCGGCCGGGTCACTTCGAAGTCGCACCGCAAGATCGACACCGCGCTGACCTTGATGGAGACCCACGTCGACACCGCCGAGCTGTTGGCGCAGCTGGCCCTTCCGATCCCGTCGGTGGTCACCCCGCAGATGTTCACCTATCAGTTGCTCGACCAGGCACGGGCGGACCGCAAGCGCATCGTGCTGCCCGAGGGCGACGACGACCGCATCCTCAAGGCTGCCGGCAGACTGCTGGACCGCAGTGTCGCCGACCTCACCATCCTCGGCGACGAAGCCCAGATCCGGTCCCGGGCAGCCGAACTCGGCGTGGATCTGTCGGACGCGGCCGTGCTCGACCCGCGGACGAGCGACCTGTGTGACCGGTTCGCCGAGCAGTATGCGAAGCTCCGTGCGCACAAGGGCGTGACGGTGGAGCAGGCCCGCGAGATCATGCACGACGTGTCGTATTTCGGCACGATGCTGGTGCACAACGACATCGTCGACGGCATGGTGTCCGGTGCGCGGCACACCACGGCGCACACGGTGCGCCCGGCCTTCGAGATCATCAAGACCCGGCCCGATGTCTCCACGGTGTCGAGCATCTTCCTCATGTGCCTGGCCGACGAGGTGCTCGCCTACGGTGACTGCGCCATCGTGCCCGATCCCACCGCCGAGCAGCTCGCCGACATCGCGATCTCGTCGGCGCGTACCGCCGCACAGTTCGGCATCGAGCCGAAGGTGGCGATGCTGTCGTACTCGACCGGCACCTCAGGTGCCGGCGAAGAAGTCGAAAAGGTACGTAAGGCAACCGAACTCGTGCGATCGCGGGCGCCCGAGCTACTGGTGGAGGGGCCGATCCAGTACGACGCCGCGGTGGAACCGTCGGTGGCCGAGACCAAGATGCCCGACTCGAAGGTGGCCGGCCACGCCACCGTGTTGATCTTTCCCGACCTCAACACCGGGAACAACACCTACAAGGCGGTGCAGCGCAGCGCGGGCGCCATCGCGATCGGACCTGTGCTGCAGGGTTTGAACAAGCCGGTCAACGACCTGTCCCGTGGCGCGCTGGTCGAGGACATCGTCAACACGGTGGCCATCACCGCGATCCAGGCGCAGGGGTGA
- a CDS encoding STAS domain-containing protein, which yields MSAPDPLPAPSTQRFFRPDPTSFELREEHHRATFSACELPPSSVLVTIHGEIDAVNSMALACYVEKRLAGARKLILDLQTVEFFAASGFAALSNINVVCARSGVRWRLLAGTHVRRLLRICDPQRELPVAEPSAKYSRTRPSNRQLLVGGYN from the coding sequence ATGTCCGCACCAGATCCACTGCCGGCCCCCAGCACACAGCGGTTCTTCCGGCCGGATCCCACCTCGTTCGAACTGCGCGAGGAACACCACCGGGCCACGTTCTCCGCCTGCGAACTGCCACCGTCGAGCGTCCTGGTGACGATCCACGGGGAGATCGACGCCGTCAACAGCATGGCGCTCGCGTGCTACGTGGAGAAGCGTCTGGCGGGGGCCCGCAAGCTGATCCTGGACCTGCAGACCGTCGAGTTCTTCGCGGCCTCCGGCTTCGCCGCACTGTCGAACATCAACGTGGTCTGTGCCCGAAGCGGCGTTCGCTGGAGACTGCTCGCGGGAACTCACGTCCGCCGCCTGCTCCGGATCTGCGATCCGCAACGTGAGCTACCCGTCGCCGAGCCCAGCGCCAAGTACTCCCGCACACGCCCGAGCAATCGCCAACTCCTCGTTGGTGGGTATAACTAG
- a CDS encoding glutamate ABC transporter substrate-binding protein yields MSACAKVLGAALAAVLLLLAGCAQTSPVVPTPTVILAPPTPAGFEEMPPEPAKPPARADDDCDPRESLRPFDNEKDAEKAVANIKARGRLIVGLDIGSNLFSFRDPITGEITGFDVDIAGEIARDIFGTPSQVEYRILASADRIAALQNNEVDVVVKTMTITCERKKLVNFSTGYLTANQRILAPRDSNIRQSSDLSGKRVCVAKGTTSLERIQQITPPPIIVGVVTWADCLVALQQRQVDAVSTDDSILAGLVSQDPYLHIVGPSLNEEVYGIGINLENTALVRYVNGTLQRIRSDGTWNTLYRKWLTVLGPAPGPPVARYTD; encoded by the coding sequence ATGAGCGCTTGCGCGAAAGTCCTGGGCGCGGCGCTGGCGGCGGTGCTGCTGCTGCTAGCCGGGTGCGCGCAGACGTCTCCGGTGGTGCCCACGCCGACCGTGATCCTCGCGCCGCCCACCCCGGCCGGTTTCGAGGAGATGCCGCCGGAGCCGGCGAAGCCGCCGGCCCGGGCCGACGACGACTGCGACCCGAGGGAGAGCCTGCGCCCGTTCGACAACGAGAAGGACGCCGAGAAGGCGGTCGCGAACATCAAGGCGCGCGGACGCCTGATCGTCGGTCTGGACATCGGCAGCAACCTGTTCAGCTTCCGCGACCCGATCACCGGTGAGATCACCGGCTTCGACGTCGACATCGCCGGCGAGATCGCCCGCGACATCTTCGGCACGCCGTCGCAGGTGGAGTACCGCATCCTGGCCTCGGCCGACCGCATCGCCGCGCTGCAGAACAACGAGGTGGACGTCGTGGTCAAAACCATGACGATCACGTGCGAGCGCAAGAAGCTGGTGAACTTCTCCACCGGGTACCTGACTGCCAACCAGCGCATTTTGGCGCCGCGGGATTCGAACATCCGCCAGTCGTCGGACCTGTCCGGCAAGCGGGTCTGCGTGGCCAAGGGCACCACGTCGCTGGAACGGATTCAGCAGATTACGCCGCCGCCGATCATCGTCGGGGTGGTGACCTGGGCCGACTGCCTGGTGGCGCTGCAGCAGCGGCAGGTCGACGCGGTCAGCACCGACGATTCGATCCTGGCCGGGCTGGTGTCCCAGGATCCGTACCTGCACATCGTGGGGCCGTCGCTGAACGAGGAGGTCTACGGCATCGGGATCAATCTGGAGAACACCGCACTGGTGCGTTACGTCAACGGCACGCTGCAGCGCATCCGGAGCGACGGCACCTGGAACACGTTGTACCGCAAGTGGTTGACCGTGCTGGGACCTGCTCCCGGGCCCCCTGTCGCGAGGTACACGGACTGA
- the fgd gene encoding glucose-6-phosphate dehydrogenase (coenzyme-F420): MAELKLGYKASAEQFAPRELVELGVAAEEYGMDSATVSDHFQPWRHKGGHAPFSLAWMTAVGERTQRLVLGTSVLTPTFRYNPAVIAQAFATMGCLYPNRIFLGVGTGEALNEIATGYEGQWPDFKERFARLREAVQLMRELWLGDRVDFEGQYYKTKGASIYDVPEGGIPIYIAAGGPQVAKYAGRAGDGFICTSGKGEELYKEKLIPAMREGAEAAGKNPDDIDRMIEIKISYDTDPELALENTRFWAPLSLTAEQKHSIDDPIEMEKAADALPIEQVAKRWIVASDPDEAVAKVKDYVDWGLNHLVFHAPGHDQRRFLELFQRDLEPRLRKLG, from the coding sequence ATGGCTGAACTGAAACTGGGCTACAAGGCGTCGGCGGAGCAGTTCGCCCCGCGGGAACTGGTCGAACTCGGTGTCGCGGCCGAGGAGTACGGCATGGACAGCGCGACGGTCAGCGATCACTTCCAGCCGTGGCGGCACAAGGGCGGGCACGCCCCGTTCTCGCTGGCGTGGATGACCGCGGTGGGGGAGCGCACCCAGCGGCTGGTGCTGGGCACGTCGGTGCTCACCCCCACCTTCCGGTACAACCCGGCGGTCATCGCCCAGGCCTTCGCGACGATGGGGTGCCTGTACCCGAACCGGATCTTCCTCGGAGTGGGCACCGGCGAGGCACTCAACGAGATCGCCACCGGCTACGAGGGCCAGTGGCCGGATTTCAAGGAGCGCTTCGCGCGGCTGCGCGAAGCGGTGCAGCTGATGCGCGAACTGTGGCTCGGCGACCGGGTCGATTTCGAGGGCCAGTACTACAAGACCAAGGGCGCCTCGATCTACGACGTGCCCGAGGGCGGTATCCCGATCTACATCGCCGCGGGCGGGCCGCAGGTCGCCAAGTACGCCGGCCGCGCCGGCGACGGCTTCATCTGCACCTCCGGCAAGGGCGAGGAGCTCTACAAGGAGAAGCTGATCCCGGCGATGCGGGAAGGCGCCGAGGCGGCCGGCAAGAACCCCGACGACATCGACCGGATGATCGAGATCAAGATCTCCTATGACACCGATCCCGAACTGGCGCTGGAGAACACCCGGTTCTGGGCCCCGCTGTCGTTGACCGCCGAGCAGAAGCACTCGATCGACGATCCGATCGAGATGGAGAAGGCCGCCGACGCACTGCCGATCGAGCAGGTCGCCAAGCGGTGGATCGTCGCGTCCGACCCGGACGAGGCCGTCGCCAAGGTCAAGGACTACGTCGACTGGGGCCTCAACCATCTGGTGTTCCATGCGCCCGGGCATGACCAGAGGCGGTTCCTGGAACTGTTCCAGCGCGACCTGGAACCGAGGCTGCGCAAGCTCGGCTGA